A genomic window from Candidatus Aegiribacteria sp. includes:
- a CDS encoding outer-membrane lipoprotein carrier protein LolA, translating into MLYIALLSSIIAVSPLDPLLEKMQNSVFMTGFFSQTDIWALTLEEEISSGTMYIAHPDLFLLKYTDPQGAGTGYDGSSFYTIEPDIRQMIIYPGREPGSFLHMIEKCADSSAAVTIEYNNDSLLVFLEGDFGEGLIRMEVGFTSSDSLPFLFGTTDVNGNSTLYNMWNIEIESGFPEGIFDMDVPDGYTVINPGEI; encoded by the coding sequence ATGCTGTATATTGCGCTATTATCTTCGATTATCGCTGTCTCACCGCTGGATCCATTGCTTGAGAAGATGCAGAATTCCGTTTTCATGACCGGTTTCTTTTCTCAGACGGATATCTGGGCATTAACTCTTGAGGAGGAAATATCTTCCGGAACGATGTACATCGCTCATCCGGATCTGTTTCTTCTGAAGTACACCGATCCACAGGGCGCTGGAACAGGATACGATGGATCAAGTTTCTATACGATTGAACCTGATATAAGGCAGATGATAATTTATCCGGGACGGGAACCGGGGAGTTTTCTTCACATGATAGAAAAATGTGCTGATTCATCTGCTGCTGTAACAATTGAATATAACAATGACAGCCTGCTTGTGTTTCTGGAGGGAGATTTCGGCGAGGGTTTAATCAGGATGGAAGTTGGATTTACATCATCGGACAGTCTGCCGTTCCTGTTCGGAACAACCGATGTAAACGGCAACAGCACATTATATAACATGTGGAATATTGAGATTGAAAGCGGTTTTCCCGAGGGTATTTTTGATATGGATGTTCCTGATGGTTATACAGTTATCAATCCGGGGGAGATATAG